The bacterium genome includes a window with the following:
- the hprK gene encoding HPr(Ser) kinase/phosphatase codes for MISLPVSSLLGDKDYQLELESLSKQRIAFKKILIPQVQKPGLALTGYTANLQPGRIQVLGNSEVHFLRNMKPAKAAAVLRQICRRDIACFVVTNRNRPPSVLVREAARGRIPLLRTSLTTGIFIQRVTRFLEDRLTETTTTHGVLLDVFGVGVLLLGKSGIGKSECGLELVMKGHRLVADDVVNICKKAPTSLYGFGSELIKYHMEIRGLGIINIKDLFGVTSVRDQKLIELVIAIVEWNPRQEYERLGIDQQTHEILGVKIPFIQLPVRPGRSLTTVIEVAARNHLLKLKGFYSAKEFQAKLTRQLLWGENEKTRGTVA; via the coding sequence ATGATCTCATTGCCCGTTTCCTCTTTGCTCGGCGACAAGGATTACCAGCTCGAGCTTGAGTCCCTCTCGAAACAACGCATCGCTTTCAAGAAAATCCTGATCCCCCAGGTTCAAAAGCCGGGATTGGCCCTCACGGGCTACACGGCCAACCTGCAGCCGGGTCGTATCCAGGTGCTCGGAAACTCCGAGGTGCACTTTCTGAGGAACATGAAGCCGGCCAAGGCCGCCGCCGTTCTCCGGCAGATCTGCCGGAGGGATATCGCCTGTTTCGTCGTCACCAACCGCAACCGTCCGCCCTCCGTTTTGGTCCGGGAGGCGGCCCGCGGGCGGATCCCCCTCCTCCGGACCTCCCTCACCACCGGCATCTTCATCCAGCGCGTGACCCGTTTTCTCGAGGACAGGCTGACCGAGACCACGACCACGCACGGGGTCCTCCTCGACGTCTTCGGCGTGGGCGTCCTCCTTCTGGGCAAGAGCGGCATCGGCAAGAGCGAGTGTGGGCTGGAGCTGGTCATGAAGGGGCACCGGCTGGTCGCGGACGACGTCGTCAATATCTGCAAGAAAGCGCCCACCTCGCTTTACGGCTTTGGCTCGGAACTCATCAAGTACCACATGGAAATCCGGGGACTGGGCATCATCAACATCAAGGATCTCTTCGGCGTCACCTCCGTCCGGGACCAGAAATTGATCGAGCTCGTCATCGCCATCGTCGAATGGAACCCGCGCCAGGAGTACGAGCGCCTCGGGATCGACCAGCAAACGCACGAGATTCTGGGCGTGAAGATCCCCTTCATTCAACTGCCCGTCCGACCCGGACGGAGTCTCACCACCGTCATCGAGGTCGCGGCGAGAAACCATCTCTTGAAGCTTAAAGGCTTCTATTCGGCCAAAGAGTTTCAGGCCAAGCTGACCCGCCAGCTCCTGTGGGGCGAGAATGAAAAGACCCGTGGGACCGTCGCATGA
- a CDS encoding PTS sugar transporter subunit IIA, producing the protein MKIKQILSKSCVLSHLSARTKDDVITELAGLLATNFSNLSRDEMIGILSEREKLGSTGIGNGVAIPHGKIPALTQIVTGFGRSVEGIPFDSQDGKPAHLFFVLLAPENAASLHLKALARLSRLLKDVHFRNKLMEAADADQLYQEIIGEDDKF; encoded by the coding sequence ATGAAAATAAAGCAGATACTCTCCAAGTCTTGCGTTCTTTCCCACTTGTCCGCCCGGACGAAAGACGACGTCATCACGGAACTCGCCGGGCTCCTCGCCACGAATTTCTCGAATCTCTCCCGCGATGAGATGATCGGCATCCTGTCCGAACGCGAAAAGCTGGGGAGCACCGGCATCGGGAACGGCGTCGCCATTCCTCACGGAAAGATCCCCGCCCTCACGCAGATCGTGACCGGCTTCGGGCGGAGCGTGGAAGGCATCCCCTTCGACTCCCAAGACGGAAAGCCGGCGCACCTTTTCTTCGTCCTGCTCGCGCCCGAGAACGCGGCGAGTCTCCATCTCAAGGCCCTGGCCCGTCTTTCGCGACTCCTCAAGGACGTCCATTTCCGCAACAAGCTCATGGAAGCCGCGGACGCCGACCAGCTGTATCAGGAGATCATCGGAGAAGATGACAAGTTCTAA
- the raiA gene encoding ribosome-associated translation inhibitor RaiA → MEINLTFRHAESSKVLRDHIQDKIDRLAKYFIKPTNAHVILNVEGTRHVAEITFSENHGLFNAKALSHDMYLSVDRALAKIERQIKKYKEKVKGHHRKPGRSPKTRRLA, encoded by the coding sequence TTGGAAATCAACCTCACTTTCCGTCACGCCGAATCCTCGAAAGTTCTCAGGGATCACATTCAGGATAAAATCGACCGGCTCGCGAAATATTTCATCAAGCCGACGAACGCCCACGTCATCCTGAACGTCGAAGGCACGCGGCACGTCGCGGAAATTACCTTTTCCGAGAATCACGGCCTCTTCAACGCCAAGGCCTTGAGCCACGACATGTATCTCTCCGTCGACCGGGCCCTCGCGAAGATCGAGCGCCAGATCAAGAAGTATAAGGAAAAGGTCAAGGGCCACCACAGGAAACCCGGCCGGAGCCCGAAAACGCGCCGCTTGGCGTGA
- the rapZ gene encoding RNase adapter RapZ, with product MSRASPEILLISGLSGAGKSTALNLLEDLGYFGIDNLPGALLPHLLDLLQAGRGLSHLKKIVLVMDAREKGFVKNFERCFRLLRERKVRHRIVFFDARDDVLVRRYSETRRRHPLAPTGRASDGIRKERALLTPMRGAAHDVIDTTYVGLKDLRGRILSLVRDRTPSRGRQKPSVTVVSFGYRHGLPLEADLVFDVRSLPNPHFVPRLRPLSGRDAKVARFVLGQRETKGLLKPIRSLLRLVLERSVREGKSYLNIAFGCTGGRHRSVAIAESAGRDLNRWGYAAKVVHRDVNREE from the coding sequence ATGAGCCGCGCCTCTCCCGAAATCCTCCTGATTTCCGGTCTCTCCGGAGCGGGTAAATCGACCGCGCTCAATCTTCTGGAGGATCTGGGCTATTTCGGGATCGACAACCTGCCGGGCGCCCTGCTCCCTCATCTCCTGGATCTCCTCCAGGCCGGCCGGGGCCTCAGCCACCTGAAGAAGATCGTGCTCGTCATGGACGCCCGCGAGAAGGGTTTCGTGAAAAACTTCGAGCGTTGCTTCCGTCTGCTTCGGGAGCGCAAGGTCCGGCACCGCATCGTTTTCTTCGACGCCCGCGACGACGTTCTCGTCCGCCGCTACTCGGAGACGCGCCGCCGCCATCCCCTCGCTCCCACCGGACGGGCCTCGGATGGGATCCGCAAGGAACGTGCCCTTCTCACGCCGATGCGGGGTGCCGCCCACGACGTGATCGACACGACCTATGTCGGCCTCAAGGACCTTCGCGGACGGATCCTGTCACTCGTTCGGGACCGTACGCCATCGAGAGGCCGGCAAAAACCCTCCGTCACCGTCGTCTCCTTCGGCTACCGCCACGGGCTTCCGCTCGAGGCCGACCTCGTGTTCGACGTCCGTTCGCTGCCGAATCCTCATTTCGTGCCGCGTCTTCGCCCCCTCTCGGGGCGCGACGCCAAGGTGGCCCGCTTTGTTCTCGGCCAGCGCGAAACCAAGGGGCTCTTAAAGCCCATCCGCTCCCTTCTTCGCCTCGTCTTGGAGCGATCCGTTCGCGAGGGAAAATCCTATTTGAACATCGCCTTCGGCTGCACCGGAGGGCGCCACCGTTCGGTGGCCATCGCCGAGTCGGCGGGGAGAGACTTGAATCGGTGGGGGTATGCGGCTAAAGTGGTTCATCGGGACGTGAACCGGGAGGAATGA